In the Breoghania sp. genome, TTCGTGCATCTGGCGGCGATCAGCGTGGACGGCACAGGGTGGCCCTTGCGCATCTTCACCACCAATCGTTGGGTGACCAACGAGACGCTTTACCAGGCGGACGACGTGATCGGTCTTCTCGACCATTTCCGCATCGCTCTGGCGCACCCCAACTGGGCGGTGAACCAGTGGCTCAATGCGATGGTCGTTCTGTTCCGACCCCAGATCGAGGCATTGATCCGGCAGCGCGATGACACGCTCCAAGCTTGGGCGGCACAGCATCCCGACAGTGAGGTGCTGGAAGACCGCGATTTGCAGAACACCAGCGAGGTGAGGATCGACACCGTGGCGCAGATAAGCGGGCTGGAAAAGGCGCTGGGGTTCTAGGTCCGCAAGGCGCGCTGTCAATCGCCGTGCGTCGTGAGGCGACCGTCCTCCAGATGGAGCGTCCTGTTGGGCGCGAGGGAGGTTGCGAAGGCCTTGTCGTGGCTGATGACCAGCAATGCGCCATCATAAGCCTCAAGGGCTGCTTCCAGTGCCGCGATACCGTCCAGGTCTAGGTGATTGGTCGGCTCATCGAGCAGCAGCAATTGGGGCGGCGGCGTGGCCCCCAACGTGCAGGCGAGGCCTGCGCGCAGGCGTTCTCCCCCGCTCAACGATCCGGCCTGTCTGAGGGCGTCGTCGGCGCGAAAACCAAAGCGCGCCAGCGCCGCGTGGGCCATATGTGCATCGGTGGATGGGTGCAGGCGCAGGAAATTCTCCCGCAGGCTTTCCATCGCGGTGAGCAGTCCGACATGCTGATCCAGCAAGGCATGGGGAACAGGCAGGTCGATCCGGCCCCGGTGCGGCGTCAGCTGGTTCATGATCAGTTTGAACAGCGTTGTCTTGCCGCTGCCATTCGCGCCGGTGACGAGGACGCGCTGTGGCCCGGTGATCGTGAACGAGAGGTCGCGGATAACCGGAGCATCGCGATCGTAGCCGCCGCTCACGTCTTCAAGTCGCAACACGGTCTTTCCGGCGGCGAGACCGGTCGAGGGGATGGTCATGTTGAGGGGCTGGTGTATTTCCAGCTTTTCACGGGCCACGGACAGGGTTTCGTCGGCGGCCTTCAACCGGCTTTCGCGCAGACGGATATCGGCCGCGCCTGAGGCTTCGGACCGGGCCTTTGCGGCGTCCATCAGCATTTTCGGCTGATCGCCTTTGGCGCGGCTTTTGCGTCCGGCGCTGTTCTTGCGGGCCTTGCGTTCGGCTGCCTGCTGCGCCCGGCGTGCGGCTTCGCCCTTCGCCTTTTCGGCGTGCGCCACACCTCGTTCCGCCGCTTCCAGTTCAATCTCCTTCCTTTGACGGAACGCGCTGTAGTTTCCGCCATGAAGGCTTGCGCCGAGGGATGTCAGTTCGACGATCGCGTCCATTTCCTCCAGCAATTCGCGGTCGTGGCTCACGATGATCGCACCGCCCGTCCATTGACGGATAATGTCGATGACAGCCTGTCGTCCGGCCCGGTCGAGATTGTTGGTCGGTTCGTCCAGCAGAAGAAAATCAGGCTCGGCCACCAGAAGTCCGGCGAGCGATGCACGGTTGCGTTGGCCGCCGGAAAGGTGGGCCAGGGGCGTTTGCGGTGGGCATGAAAGCCCGCAGCGCAAAAGCGCGGCTTCGATGCGCGACGGCAACAACCAATCGGCCTGCGCCAGATCCTCAATGGTGGCGATCCCCGCCTCGGCGCGCTCAAGGAGCGCCAGCGCGGGGCTTGCGCCCATGAGGTCCGCGATCGTGTCGCTTGCCCGCACCATCGCCTCCTGCCGCACCATGGCAAACGTCCCCGATCTGCGGATCTGGCCGGAGGTCGGGGGCAGCTCACCTGAGATCAGGCGCAGGAGCGTGCTCTTTCCGACCCCGTTACGCCCGACAAGGCCGGTACGTGCGGGGCCGAAGCTCAAATTGAGATCGGTGAAAAGCGGTGTGCCGTCAGGTGTGGACCAGGACAGGTCGGACAGGACAATGGATGCTTGCATAGGACATGAACTCTCGCGGCAGGGAAGGCGTGGTGAATGCGGCGAGGGTCTTGATCATGTCGAATGCGTCTCCTGTCGTGATGCACCTGAAGGTAGGTGCGGTCTCATGATGTGGCAAGGGCCAGGGCGAGGGCCAGGGCTGGGGGGGAGGGGCGGCCGTGGCCGCCCCCTTTTCTTTTCAGGGGTCACAGTTCCCGGAAGTCCGGCCCCTTGAAGCAACGCACCGGATTGCCGCGCTCCACCTGCTTATGCAGCAGATTTTCCGACATGCGTCGTTGCTTTGCCTCGGCTGCTTGCGCGAAATAGAGGCGTGCGGCGAGGCGTTCCAGCGCCATCTGCTTGTTGCGGTGCTGGGAGCGTTCGTCCTTGGCGATGACCGAAACG is a window encoding:
- a CDS encoding ABC-F family ATP-binding cassette domain-containing protein — encoded protein: MQASIVLSDLSWSTPDGTPLFTDLNLSFGPARTGLVGRNGVGKSTLLRLISGELPPTSGQIRRSGTFAMVRQEAMVRASDTIADLMGASPALALLERAEAGIATIEDLAQADWLLPSRIEAALLRCGLSCPPQTPLAHLSGGQRNRASLAGLLVAEPDFLLLDEPTNNLDRAGRQAVIDIIRQWTGGAIIVSHDRELLEEMDAIVELTSLGASLHGGNYSAFRQRKEIELEAAERGVAHAEKAKGEAARRAQQAAERKARKNSAGRKSRAKGDQPKMLMDAAKARSEASGAADIRLRESRLKAADETLSVAREKLEIHQPLNMTIPSTGLAAGKTVLRLEDVSGGYDRDAPVIRDLSFTITGPQRVLVTGANGSGKTTLFKLIMNQLTPHRGRIDLPVPHALLDQHVGLLTAMESLRENFLRLHPSTDAHMAHAALARFGFRADDALRQAGSLSGGERLRAGLACTLGATPPPQLLLLDEPTNHLDLDGIAALEAALEAYDGALLVISHDKAFATSLAPNRTLHLEDGRLTTHGD